The DNA segment GATCCTTCAGAATTCAATAAAATTCTTCAAATGGATGTCACCATTCAGGGTGATGCGAAGATGGCCGTTGAAGCCCTATTAGCTGTGGCTCGACCGGGGAACACAAAGGAATGGTTGAAACAAATTGAGCGTTGGAAAAAGAGTTTCCCTCTTAAATACAAAAAAAGCGGACGGCTATGCGCTCAACACGTTATTGATGAATTTGCTAAGCAGGCTGGTTCTGCGGGGATCTTTACCACTGACGTTGGACAACACCAGATGTGGGCTGCCCAATACTGCCTAACAGATAATCGATTCCACTGGATCAGCTCCGGAGGAGCAGGGACTATGGGATTCGGGTTCCCTGCTGCCATTGGAGCACAGCTGGCCCATCCACACAATCCAGTAATCGCTGTCGTTGGTGATGGTGGCTTCCAAATGACGCTAAATGAGCTTTCAACGGCAGTAATAAATAAACTCCCCGTGAAGGTTCTCATTATCAACAATAACTTCCTCGGAATGGTGAGACAATGGCAGCATCTTTTTTATGGGAACAGACTTTCCGGCGTTGATCTTGAAGGAAACCCTGATTTTGTAAAATTGGCAGAAGCGTACGGTGCAAAGGGATTCAGAATCAAAAGGAGCGCCGATGTGAAACGGATTGTTTCTGCCGCCCTCGCCTACAATGAAGGCCCTTGTATCATTGATGCTCAGGTTTCGAAGGAGGACAATGTATTCCCCATGATCCCGGCTGGAGCATCCTTATCCGATATGATTTTGGAACCCCCCAAACACACCATGGCAAAACCTGTTGGTTCAACATAGGAGCATTCTATGAACACTAATACTAACCCGATACCGGGATACATCGGAAATCCTACCCTTCTCTCAGACCCCCCCATCGTGTCATCGAAGAAGAAGCAGAAGGAACATACTCCAGCCTTCAAGAGACATACCCTAAGTCTGTTCGTTGCAAACAAGCCTGGTGTTCTGATACGTATAGCTCTTGTATTTGCACGCCGGGGATACAACATTGATAGCCTGGTGGTTAGCGAGAGCAAGGATGCTCGCTACTCCACCATGAATATTGTTGCCACCGGGGATGAATTAGTACTTGATCAGATCCTAAAACAGTTGAACAAGCTCGTCGATGTTATCCGGGCTCATGACCGGACTGAGGACGATATTATCCAGAAAGAACTCGCCCTCTATAAGATTCAATGTACCGGAGAAAGCAGAATGCAGGTACTGCAACTCGCCCACGCCATGGGATGCGAGACGACGGATGTATCGGAATCTACGGTGATTTTATTGGCTCATGGTCACTCAGAACAGTTGGATAGTATTTCGCAAATCCTGGAACAATACGGGGTCATAGAGATGGTACGTACAGGTAAGGTGCTCATGGCAAG comes from the Spirochaeta lutea genome and includes:
- the ilvN gene encoding acetolactate synthase small subunit yields the protein MNTNTNPIPGYIGNPTLLSDPPIVSSKKKQKEHTPAFKRHTLSLFVANKPGVLIRIALVFARRGYNIDSLVVSESKDARYSTMNIVATGDELVLDQILKQLNKLVDVIRAHDRTEDDIIQKELALYKIQCTGESRMQVLQLAHAMGCETTDVSESTVILLAHGHSEQLDSISQILEQYGVIEMVRTGKVLMARGEELTS